A genome region from Schlesneria paludicola DSM 18645 includes the following:
- a CDS encoding SulP family inorganic anion transporter, giving the protein MPQATQQSLTEAEVPRGDVRGFKRYLSNDLLSGFLVFLIALPLCLGISLASGFPAIAGVFTAIVGAIITSLISNSELTIKGPAAGLIVIVLGAVTDFKAILGDDPDAATRAYQMALAVGFVAGIIQIAFGAFRLGFLGEFFPSSTVHGMLAAIGVIIISKQIHIVLGVMGVTGEPLHLLAKVPESILGMNPEVAVIGLVSLAILFGWPLIKNKNIRRIPPQLVVILVAIPLGQYFDLSHDHTYSLAGHEFKLGERFLVNVPKNLIAAMAHPDFTALKYPAAWKWVALFALIGSLESLLSAKAIDLLDPWKRKTNFNRDVLAVGIANTVAASIGGLPMISEIVRSKANIDNGARTRFADMWHGLFLLAFVAFVPGLIHQIPLAALAAMLVYTGFRLAHPREFLHVYHIGKEQLLIFACTLVGVLATDLLIGIVIGIAVKFTVHLINGVPIKSLFKQYLDVEQTGENTYLVRAYGSAVFSNWIPFKRQLEEIGLLRRNNLVIDLSETKLVDSSVMEKLLQMQRDFEQEGLNLTITGLDLHRQLSEHEFSTRKRGLVAMRRLTIVADVGLQEQLVTEFVRLGASGYTLIPCQGAGRRHLSTSFEPNSSLVRIEVVVTRAVSDSMLDYLRRDILNEHHVTICVETVDVVNPDQF; this is encoded by the coding sequence ATGCCCCAGGCCACTCAACAGAGCCTCACCGAGGCGGAGGTTCCGCGCGGCGATGTGCGTGGATTCAAGCGTTATCTCTCCAATGACCTGTTGTCTGGATTCCTGGTATTTCTGATTGCGTTGCCGCTTTGTTTGGGGATCTCTCTCGCGAGCGGATTCCCGGCGATTGCTGGAGTCTTCACCGCGATCGTCGGCGCGATCATCACATCGTTGATCAGCAATTCGGAATTGACAATCAAAGGGCCTGCTGCCGGCCTAATCGTCATCGTGCTGGGAGCCGTTACCGATTTCAAAGCAATTCTCGGTGACGATCCAGATGCGGCGACACGTGCCTACCAAATGGCATTGGCGGTTGGCTTTGTTGCCGGCATCATTCAGATTGCATTTGGAGCGTTTCGGCTGGGGTTTTTGGGCGAATTTTTCCCAAGCTCAACCGTTCACGGGATGCTGGCGGCGATCGGCGTCATCATTATTTCAAAACAGATTCACATCGTTCTCGGTGTGATGGGAGTCACGGGTGAGCCGCTCCATCTTCTCGCCAAGGTGCCCGAGTCAATCTTGGGAATGAACCCCGAAGTCGCCGTCATTGGTCTGGTCAGTTTGGCAATTCTCTTTGGCTGGCCACTGATCAAAAATAAAAACATTCGCCGCATCCCGCCGCAGTTGGTCGTGATTCTTGTGGCGATCCCGCTGGGGCAGTATTTCGATCTTTCGCACGACCACACGTACTCACTGGCAGGTCATGAATTCAAACTGGGTGAACGTTTTCTGGTGAATGTGCCCAAGAATCTGATCGCTGCGATGGCGCATCCCGATTTCACGGCTCTAAAGTATCCGGCGGCCTGGAAATGGGTCGCCTTGTTTGCGTTGATCGGCAGCCTGGAATCGTTGCTTAGCGCCAAGGCGATCGACCTGCTTGATCCGTGGAAGCGAAAGACCAATTTCAACCGTGACGTATTGGCCGTTGGCATCGCGAATACGGTGGCCGCTTCGATCGGCGGCCTACCTATGATTTCCGAGATCGTGCGTAGCAAGGCGAACATCGACAATGGCGCTCGCACGCGCTTCGCCGATATGTGGCACGGATTGTTCCTGCTGGCGTTCGTCGCATTTGTACCCGGTTTGATTCATCAGATTCCGCTGGCGGCCTTGGCGGCAATGCTTGTCTACACGGGATTCCGCCTTGCTCACCCGCGCGAGTTCTTGCACGTCTACCACATCGGCAAAGAACAGCTTCTGATTTTTGCCTGTACTCTTGTCGGCGTGTTGGCGACCGATCTTCTGATCGGAATTGTGATCGGAATCGCAGTGAAATTTACCGTGCACCTGATCAACGGTGTGCCCATCAAGTCCCTTTTCAAGCAGTACCTGGATGTCGAGCAGACGGGTGAAAATACGTACCTTGTTCGTGCGTACGGCTCTGCTGTTTTCAGCAACTGGATTCCGTTCAAGCGTCAGCTCGAAGAAATCGGTTTGTTGCGACGGAATAACCTGGTGATCGACCTGTCCGAAACGAAACTGGTCGACAGCAGCGTGATGGAAAAACTGCTGCAGATGCAGCGAGACTTCGAACAGGAAGGCTTAAACCTGACGATCACTGGACTGGATCTGCATCGCCAACTCAGTGAACACGAGTTTTCCACGCGCAAACGTGGATTGGTTGCGATGCGCCGTCTGACAATTGTTGCCGACGTTGGTCTGCAGGAGCAACTCGTGACAGAATTCGTTCGCCTGGGGGCGTCCGGCTATACATTAATTCCTTGCCAGGGCGCTGGCCGCCGACACCTCTCAACCAGCTTCGAACCGAATTCGTCCCTTGTAAGAATCGAAGTCGTCGTGACCCGCGCCGTCTCCGACTCGATGCTCGACTACCTTCGTCGCGACATCTTGAACGAACATCATGTCACAATCTGCGTTGAAACGGTCGATGTCGTCAATCCCGATCAGTTTTGA
- a CDS encoding alpha/beta hydrolase fold domain-containing protein — translation MQNRVGEVMPPKSDIMKCVSRPHLETIGIRSSFAFWQRAFNSALVLGVLCASVIRVSELRGQDFAKQATATVTRPICPMLIRNAYGPLLRIVVAVEKGAAVQIRTLGFTLNGTDDLGDLDSLMLFATGDQDVFTTGTVVGKTLAPAATILFEVDQPLHEGKNVFWLACRLKDTASLAHRVAATCTVVETTLGHLVPQDRHIELRHRIGVALRKHNDDGVHTYRIPAMTTSPKGSLLVVCDMRRRKGRDLQEDIDIGLSRSTDGGQTWDPVRVIMDMGEYGGLPQELNGCSDPGIIVDQQTGEIFCFALWMSGKPGQHQWVGDGSEPGFEIGKTAQFMMVRSKDDGITWSKPENLTRKLKDESWWLLAPSPQSGICLSDGTLVMPVQGRTGREKLETFATLMVSHDHGETWTVGKPGYTGGNECQAALLDDGSIMLNVRNDRERFRAVVVTSDLGQTWTPHVTNRCTLIEPNCNGSLLSVRYHRASETKHILLFANPHTQKGRMNHTIQVSFDEGATWPDSHHLLLDEGVGAGYPSLTRVGQDDIGIVYEGSQSQLVFERIALDDLLVPARRLAAADVWQREVSAEGRRYLEKLRTGTPFGTRQFDLTALRAGMGSRRMPTIDGVKLTRVNVGDIPCEWVVAPGADPDVRLLYLHGGGFVSGAGGFYLPLAAHLSATAQCAVLLPDYRLAPEHPFPAGLDDCVRAHDWMVANGPSGPSPAHSTFIAGDSAGGNLTLATLLAIRDRHLPLPAGAIAISPCTDWTFQSDSLKTVDDPIISARTMPVFRDHYLGTADQRDPLASPVFGDFRGLPPLLIQAGEHEMLRDDSIRVAKKARADGGSVRLEIWPGMFHVFQSHEPLLPEARIAINQIGEFIRAHGRPVSPPAN, via the coding sequence ATGCAGAATCGTGTTGGCGAAGTCATGCCCCCCAAGAGTGACATCATGAAATGTGTTTCTCGTCCTCACTTGGAAACGATCGGCATTCGAAGCTCTTTTGCGTTTTGGCAAAGGGCATTCAACTCCGCCTTGGTGCTGGGTGTGCTGTGCGCATCCGTGATCAGGGTGAGCGAGCTTCGTGGTCAGGATTTCGCGAAGCAGGCCACGGCAACCGTTACACGGCCCATCTGTCCGATGTTGATTCGTAATGCGTACGGGCCGTTGTTGCGCATCGTTGTCGCCGTGGAAAAAGGGGCTGCCGTACAGATCCGGACCCTGGGGTTCACGCTCAACGGAACAGACGACCTCGGCGACCTTGATTCGCTGATGTTGTTCGCAACGGGCGATCAAGACGTCTTTACGACAGGCACCGTCGTTGGCAAGACCCTTGCGCCTGCTGCGACGATTCTCTTTGAAGTCGATCAACCGCTTCACGAAGGCAAAAATGTGTTCTGGCTGGCATGCCGACTGAAGGACACTGCCAGTCTTGCGCATCGAGTTGCGGCGACTTGCACGGTCGTTGAAACGACCCTTGGACATCTCGTCCCGCAAGATCGTCACATAGAACTGCGTCATCGCATCGGCGTCGCACTGCGGAAGCACAATGACGACGGTGTTCACACCTACCGAATCCCGGCGATGACAACATCTCCGAAAGGATCTCTGCTGGTGGTCTGCGACATGCGCCGTCGTAAGGGCCGCGACCTGCAAGAGGATATCGACATCGGTCTCAGCCGCAGTACTGACGGCGGACAGACCTGGGACCCGGTGCGCGTCATCATGGACATGGGAGAGTATGGTGGCCTGCCCCAAGAACTAAATGGTTGCAGCGATCCCGGGATCATTGTTGACCAGCAGACGGGCGAGATCTTTTGCTTCGCCCTCTGGATGAGTGGCAAGCCCGGACAGCATCAATGGGTCGGGGACGGTTCAGAGCCGGGGTTTGAAATTGGAAAGACGGCTCAGTTTATGATGGTTCGATCGAAGGACGATGGAATCACGTGGTCCAAGCCCGAGAACCTGACTCGCAAGCTAAAGGACGAATCATGGTGGTTGCTGGCTCCCTCGCCACAGTCTGGAATCTGCCTGTCCGATGGAACGCTTGTGATGCCGGTACAAGGGCGCACTGGCCGTGAGAAACTGGAGACGTTTGCAACACTCATGGTCAGCCACGATCATGGCGAAACCTGGACCGTCGGCAAGCCGGGATACACGGGCGGAAACGAATGCCAGGCGGCGTTGCTGGATGATGGCTCAATCATGCTCAACGTTCGCAACGACCGCGAACGATTTCGAGCGGTTGTCGTCACGAGCGATCTTGGCCAGACATGGACCCCGCACGTCACAAACCGCTGCACTCTGATCGAGCCGAACTGCAACGGCAGTCTTTTGAGCGTCCGCTACCATCGTGCGAGTGAAACAAAGCACATCCTGTTGTTTGCCAATCCTCACACGCAGAAAGGGCGAATGAATCATACGATCCAAGTCAGTTTCGACGAGGGGGCGACTTGGCCAGATTCGCACCATTTGCTCCTGGACGAAGGTGTCGGTGCGGGTTATCCAAGTCTGACTCGCGTCGGTCAGGATGACATCGGAATCGTTTACGAAGGAAGTCAATCTCAACTCGTCTTTGAACGAATCGCTCTGGACGACCTTCTCGTTCCTGCCCGTCGACTGGCCGCGGCGGATGTTTGGCAGAGAGAGGTCTCGGCCGAGGGACGTCGGTACCTGGAGAAACTTCGCACGGGCACGCCATTTGGAACTCGGCAGTTTGATCTAACGGCGCTGCGTGCCGGGATGGGATCACGCCGAATGCCGACGATTGACGGTGTCAAACTGACTCGTGTGAACGTGGGAGACATTCCTTGTGAATGGGTGGTTGCTCCCGGCGCCGACCCAGACGTACGACTGCTTTATCTTCATGGAGGCGGATTCGTGTCAGGCGCGGGTGGGTTCTACTTACCGCTGGCCGCACATCTCTCGGCCACTGCCCAATGCGCAGTCCTTCTTCCGGATTATCGTCTCGCGCCGGAACACCCGTTTCCTGCCGGACTCGATGACTGCGTTCGAGCGCATGATTGGATGGTCGCGAACGGCCCCAGCGGACCCTCCCCAGCGCATTCAACATTCATTGCTGGGGATTCCGCAGGCGGCAATCTCACCTTGGCAACTCTGTTGGCGATTCGAGATCGCCACTTGCCGCTTCCTGCGGGAGCAATTGCGATTTCTCCATGTACCGATTGGACTTTCCAAAGTGATTCTCTGAAAACGGTCGACGATCCAATCATTAGCGCTCGAACAATGCCGGTATTCCGCGACCACTATTTAGGCACAGCAGATCAACGCGATCCGCTGGCGTCGCCTGTCTTCGGCGACTTTCGAGGGCTTCCCCCGCTATTGATCCAAGCGGGAGAACATGAAATGCTTCGTGACGATAGCATTCGAGTCGCCAAGAAGGCACGCGCTGACGGGGGTTCGGTCCGCCTCGAAATCTGGCCAGGCATGTTTCATGTCTTTCAGTCGCACGAACCATTGCTTCCTGAGGCACGTATCGCCATCAATCAGATCGGCGAGTTCATCAGAGCGCATGGGCGACCAGTGTCGCCGCCAGCAAATTGA
- a CDS encoding NAD-dependent epimerase/dehydratase family protein: MTVLVTGSAGHLGEALMRTLRKLNRDAIGVDVKPSSYTNHIGSIADPHFVEKICSGATHVIHTATLHKPHIATHSHQAFVDTNVTGTLTLLEAAVASRVQSFVFTSTTSTFGSALNPMPGMPAAWITEDVTPIPKNIYGVTKLAAEHLCEMFARRGRLPVIILKTSRFFPEEDDSAEVRSQFSLENVQLNELLYRRVDMEDVVSAHFLAMEKAPGLGFGCYIISAPTPFTKKDLPTLRANPTEVLLKYFPESDAIYRARNWTMFTEVDRVYVSDRAQTELGWRPQWDFGFALKSLQAGRGIRSELALDVGVKGYYAQSFDVGPYPIEFTTPR, from the coding sequence ATGACGGTTCTGGTTACTGGCAGCGCGGGACATCTTGGTGAAGCCCTGATGCGAACGCTGCGAAAGCTCAATCGCGATGCGATCGGCGTCGATGTGAAGCCCTCGTCTTACACGAATCACATTGGGTCCATCGCTGATCCGCATTTCGTCGAAAAGATCTGTAGTGGCGCCACTCACGTCATTCATACGGCCACGCTTCATAAGCCGCACATAGCCACGCATTCGCATCAGGCGTTCGTCGACACGAATGTCACCGGGACCTTGACGTTGCTTGAGGCGGCGGTTGCGTCCAGGGTGCAAAGTTTCGTATTCACAAGCACGACCAGCACCTTCGGTTCCGCACTCAATCCTATGCCCGGAATGCCTGCAGCTTGGATCACGGAGGACGTGACGCCCATTCCGAAGAACATTTATGGTGTGACCAAGCTTGCCGCGGAACACCTTTGCGAGATGTTCGCACGACGGGGGCGGCTTCCTGTGATCATCCTGAAGACCTCTCGATTCTTCCCGGAAGAAGATGATTCTGCAGAAGTTCGCTCTCAGTTCAGTCTGGAGAACGTTCAGTTGAATGAGCTGTTGTATCGACGTGTCGACATGGAAGATGTCGTGAGCGCTCATTTTCTGGCCATGGAGAAAGCTCCGGGACTTGGGTTCGGCTGCTACATCATTTCTGCGCCGACGCCATTTACGAAGAAAGACCTGCCAACACTCCGCGCCAACCCGACAGAGGTCCTGCTCAAGTACTTTCCCGAGAGTGACGCAATCTATCGTGCCCGCAACTGGACAATGTTTACGGAGGTCGATCGCGTCTACGTCAGCGATCGAGCCCAGACGGAACTCGGCTGGCGGCCCCAATGGGACTTTGGCTTCGCGCTCAAGAGCCTTCAGGCGGGACGCGGAATTCGCAGCGAGCTCGCTCTCGATGTTGGTGTGAAGGGCTACTACGCTCAAAGCTTTGATGTGGGGCCGTACCCCATCGAGTTCACGACGCCGCGCTGA
- a CDS encoding linear amide C-N hydrolase has protein sequence MAILVSGITAGVTALSEACTRAVYFGKDEQTVTGRTMDWVEDMHSNLWIFPRGMKRDGGLGDVSLKWTSQYGSVITSVYEAGTADGMNEKGLVANLLYLAESEYAPTTDTRPAIMISAWAQYLLDNFSTVNEAVAELKKESFRIVTTEAPNGAKGTVHLAISDSAGDSAIFEYIKGKLVIHHGKQFQVMTNSPVFDEQLALNKYWQQIGGTIMLPGTNRAADRFARASFYINACRQSGDLREAVASVFSVMRNVSVPRGIGTADQPNISSTLWRTVSDQKNRVYYFEDTFMPSVLWVKLDEIDFNADAGTRKLTVTGKTPVGGDQTGNFKKAEPFKFLAPEK, from the coding sequence ATGGCAATTCTTGTGAGTGGCATAACCGCGGGGGTGACTGCTCTTTCGGAGGCGTGCACCCGGGCCGTTTACTTCGGCAAAGACGAGCAGACCGTCACCGGGCGCACGATGGACTGGGTGGAGGACATGCACAGTAACCTTTGGATTTTTCCGCGTGGGATGAAGCGGGACGGAGGGCTGGGCGATGTCTCACTGAAGTGGACCAGTCAGTATGGCAGCGTGATCACTTCGGTTTACGAAGCAGGGACTGCCGATGGAATGAACGAAAAGGGTTTGGTCGCGAACTTGCTCTACCTGGCCGAATCCGAATACGCGCCCACAACGGATACGCGTCCGGCGATTATGATCTCGGCATGGGCGCAGTACCTGCTCGATAATTTTTCGACTGTCAACGAAGCGGTCGCCGAATTGAAGAAGGAGTCTTTTCGAATTGTCACGACCGAAGCTCCCAACGGGGCAAAGGGAACTGTGCATCTTGCCATCTCTGACTCCGCGGGCGATTCGGCGATTTTTGAGTACATCAAAGGAAAGCTCGTCATACATCACGGCAAGCAGTTCCAAGTGATGACGAATTCACCCGTCTTCGACGAACAACTCGCCCTGAACAAGTACTGGCAGCAGATTGGTGGAACAATCATGCTGCCAGGTACGAACCGTGCTGCCGATCGATTCGCACGCGCGTCGTTTTATATCAACGCCTGCCGACAATCAGGTGATTTACGCGAGGCCGTGGCCAGCGTCTTCAGCGTGATGCGGAATGTCAGTGTGCCACGAGGAATTGGTACAGCAGACCAGCCAAACATTTCATCCACTCTCTGGCGGACAGTCTCTGATCAAAAGAATCGCGTGTACTATTTCGAAGATACGTTCATGCCCAGTGTCCTCTGGGTGAAGCTTGATGAGATCGACTTCAACGCGGACGCAGGAACGCGTAAGTTGACCGTCACGGGAAAAACTCCCGTCGGAGGTGATCAGACAGGCAATTTTAAGAAGGCAGAGCCGTTCAAGTTTCTCGCCCCAGAGAAGTAG